GTAGATGCGGCTGAGCATCTCGTTGTTGGAATCGCCGCGCCAATAGGCGCCCGCCACCTTCATGAGCTTGAACGCGCGCAGCTTGCCGGTGTTGGACACGTGCGGGCCGCGGCACAGGTCGGTGAACTCGCCCTGGGTATAGAGCGACAGCTCTTCGCCGGCCGGGATCGACTCGATGATCTGCGCCTTGTATTCCTCACCCAGGTCACGGAAGAAACGGATCGCCTCGTCGCGGCTCTTCACCGAGCGCGTGACGGGGATCTGCTCCTTGACGATCTTCTCCATCTCGGCCTGGATGGCGTCCAGGTCGTCGGGCGTGAAGGGACGCTCGTAGGCGAAGTCGTAATAGAAGCCGTTGTCGATGACCGGGCCGATGGTGACCTGCGCGCCGGGGAACAGGCGCTGCACGGCCTGGCCGAGAAGGTGCGCCGTGGAATGGCGCAGGATGTCCAGGGCCTCGGGGCTCTTTTCCGTGACGATTTCCAGCGAGGCATCGCGATCGATGGTGAAGCTCGCATCGACCAGTTTGCCGTCCACCTTGCCGGCGAGGGTGGCCTTGGCGAGGCCCGCGCCGATCGAGGCGGCGACGTCCTGCACGGACACGGGGTGGTCGAAGGGGCGCTGGCTGCCGTCGGGGAGCGTGATCTGGATCATGGGAACGGATTTCCGGACAAACAAAAAGGGCGCCAGGCGCCCTTCGGATGGAGACGAAGACGTGGCGGTGGAATCAGGTTGAGCAGGTCGTAGTCCGCATGTCGCACACTCGGCCGGCGTTGCCGCGGGCCACCCTCGTCTCGTGGATGCCGGCAAAAACTAGTTCAGCCCTCGCGCCGTGTCAACGGCACGCTCCATTACAATGGGGTTTTCCCCTCCTCGGGCAAGCCCCCATGCGCATCCTGGTCACCGGCAGTGCCGGCTTCGTCGGCGCGGCCCTCACCGAACGCCTGCTGGCACGCGGCGACACGGTGCTCGGCCTCGACAACCACAACGACTACTACGACCCGGCCCTGAAAGAGGCCCGGCTGGCCCGTTTCGCCAGCCATCCCGCCTACACGCACCTACGGGCCGATCTCGCCGAGCAGGCCGCCGTGGACAGGGCCTTCGCGGACTTCGTGCCCGAGCGCGTGGTCAACCTGGCCGCGCAGGCCGGCGTGCGCTATTCGCTCACCCACCCCCACGCCTATGTGCAGAGCAATCTGGTCGGCTTCGTGAACGTGCTCGAGGCCTGCCGACGCCACGAAGTGGCCCATCTGGTGTATGCGTCGTCCAGCTCGGTCTACGGCGCCAACCGGAAGATGCCCTTCGCCGTGGAAGACGCGGTGGACCATCCCGTGAGCCTCTACGCGGCCACCAAGAAATCCAACGAGCTGATGGCGCACACGTACAGCCACCTGTTCGGCCTGCCGACCACGGGGCTGCGCTTCTTCACGGTGTACGGGCCGTGGGGCCGTCCGGATATGTCGCCGATCCTGTTCGCCAGCCGCATCCTGCGCGGCGAGCCCATCGACGTGTTCAACCACGGACAGCACAGCCGCGACTTCACCTATATCGACGACATCGTCGAGGGCGTGATCCGCACCCTCGACCATCCCGCGCGCCCCGATCCGTCGTACGACCCGACGATGCCGAATCCCGGCACGTCGTCGGCGCCGTATCGCGTCTACAACATCGGTAACGACGAACCGGTGCAGTTGCTCGATTTCATCGGCTTGCTCGAGAAGCACCTCGGACGCAGCGTCGAGAAGAATCTGCTGCCGATGCAGCCGGGCGACGTACCGGACACGTGGGCCGACGTGTCGGCACTGCGGCGCGACGTGGGGTATGCCCCGTCGACGCCGGTGGATGAGGGGGTACGGCGGTTCGCGGAGTGGTACAAGGGTTTCTACAAGCATTGACGCTCCATCGCGGACAGGGTCCGCCCCCAACCTGCGGTAGTCGCCTCTCTACCGAAGGGTGGGAGCGGCCCCTGTCCGCGATGGGCGTCAGAGCAGGCGACGGAGCAAACCGGATGCCCGCTTCGTTTTCCTGCCGACGGCATACGCCACGATGTCGCCTCCTGCCAGCAGCGTGAAATGCGTCCGCGCACGGGTCACGCCCGTATAGAGCAACTCCCGCGTCAGCACCGGTGAGGGCTCTGCCGGCAACGCCAGGGCGGTGTGCTCGAACTCGGAGCCCTGCGATTTGTGCACCGTCATCGCATACACCGTGTCGACGGCGGCCAGTCGGCTGGGCACGACGAAGCGCACGCGCTCACGGCCGTGCTCATCCAGCAAGCCGAAAGCCACGCGCAAGGCCATGCCGCCCTGCCCGTCGGGAATCCACAACGTAACGCCGACATCGCCGTTCATCAGCCCCAGCGCGTAGTCGTTGCGGGTGACCATCACCGGGCGGCCTTCGTACCAGTCGCGCCCCGCATCGACGTAGCCGCGCTCGACCAGTCCCCGCGCGATGCGCTCGTTCTGCCCCACGACGCCGTGATCGCCGTGGCGGGACGCGCAGAGCAACTGGAAGCGCGCATGGGCACGCAATGCCCGGGAGCCCCATGCCTCGAAGGAAGCGAAAGGCGCGTCGGCCGCGGGCCGTTCGCGTTCGATCCAGTCGAACCAGGCACGATAGCCCGGCGCCCCGTCCCGTCCTTCGATGGCGAGCGTCGCGATGGCCGCCGCCGAAGGCGCATGCATGGCGATGTCACCCATGGACGACTCGAACGCGCGGCGGGCCGCCGCCGGGTCGCCGCGGTTGATCGCCGAAGCGAGTTCACCGATGCCGCTTTTCGCGCCGAAACGGTGGCTGTGCCGCAGCATCACCACGCGCTGGTCGAGGGCTCGGGCATCCCCGTCGCGCCAGGGCGACACGTCCATGCCGCAGACGGCGGCGAGCCAGCGCCAGGTGTCGGCGTCATAGTGCCCCGCATCGGCACGGGCGCAGAGATCGCCCAGTACGGCACCGGCCTCCACGGACGACAGCTGGTCCTTGTCGCCCAACAGCACCAGGCGCGCCCCGGCGGGCAGGGCATCGAGCGTCGCGGCCATGAGTTCGAGGTCGATCATCGACGCTTCGTCGATCACGAGCACGTCGAGGTGGAGGGGATCGTCGCGATCGTGACGGAACGCGCGGCTGTCGGGACGGCTGCCGAGCAACCGGTGCAAGGTGGCGACCTCGGCGGGAATCGCCTGCTTCACCGCCGGATCGACGTCCAGTCGCTCGATCTGCCCCGCGATGGAGGCATTGAGACGGGCCGCCGCCTTGCCGGTCGGTGCGGCCAGTCGGATACGCAGTCGCGGCTCGCCACGGCGATGGGCCAGGGTCTGCCACAGACCGAGCAGTCGCACCACCGTGGTGGTCTTGCCCGTGCCGGGGCCGCCGGTGATCACGGTGAAGGTACCGCGGGCGGCGACGGCGCAGGCGATCTTCTGCCAATCGGGCGTACCGCCGTCGCCGGGAAAAAGGCGCGACAGCTCGTCTTTCAGTTCGACGGGCGTATCGGCCGGCGCCAGGCGGCCCACGATGGCCTCGGCCACGCGAACCTCGTCGCGCCAGAACCGGCGCAGGTAAAGCAGCCCGCCATCCCATACCAGCGGCGCGGCGGGATCGCCCGCCGGACCCGCCACCAGGGGCGAGCCCGTGAGCCAGTCCGTCGCGTCGACGAGCCAGGGCTCCATCTGCCCGAGCGCCTCGACATCGATGCAGATATGGCCGTCGCCCAACTCGCGGCTCGCGAGCGCGGCAGCCGCGAGTACACGCGGTCCCGCCGACGCGTCGAGCGTCGCCAGGAAACGCGCGAAGGCGCGGTCGATGGGACGCAGGCGCCCTTCTTCCACGGCGACGTCGAGCCAGGTGTCGATGTCGAGGCTCATGCGCGCCCTCCGTCGAACAACACGTCGAGCGCATCGATCATCGCCTTCGTCGGCCGCTCCACGTGCACGCCGTGGCCGTCGCCGTCGACGCCGCGCAGGTAGAGATACACGGCGCCGCCGACATGGCGGTCGTAATCGTAATCGTGGCCCAATCGGGAACGAAGCAAGCGATGCAGCGCGAGCAGGTAGAGCGCGTATTGCAGTTCGTAGCGCGATCCCAGGATCGAGCGGCGCATCGCCGCAGGCGTATAGGCACGCTCATCGGTACCCAGCCAGTTCGACTTGTAGTCGATCACGTACCAGCGCCCTTCGTGTTCCACGATGAGATCGATGAACCCCTTGAGCATGCCGTTCACGCGATCGGACGACAAGGCCATGCGAGGTTCGCCGTCCAGGGTGTGCTCGCGCACGATGCGATCCAGCGCCAGGGTATCCACGTGGCGCGCCTCGAAAAGGAATTCGAGTTCGGCACGGTAGCGCGACGGGTCGCCCAGCGCGGCGAGCGCGAAGGCATCGCCGCCGGGCAAGGCCAGCGGCGTGTGAAGCAGGGACTGCAGCCATGCATGGAGTACGTCGATCCAGTGCGTCCAGCCCTGGCGTTCGCAACGGCGCGCGATCATGTCGCGCAGCCGCGCGGGGTCCGCGGCGATGGCGGAAAAGCCCTCTTCCGCGATCCATTCGAGCAGGTCGTGCAGGAACGTGCCTGCGTCCGCGCCGCGCGGAAAGCCGTGGATCGTCTCGGCACGCAAGGGCTCCACCACCGCTTCGGCGTCGTATTCCACGATGACGTCGTCGGCCGCCGTCTCCGGCGCCACCGCCTCGTCGTAGCGCAGACCGCTGTAGCTGGCGATGCGCCACGGCTCGGCACGCACGGCCACCGGCACGCGCGCCGGCGACGGCCGCGAATCGACCCGCGGCGGCGAGTAGCGATCGTCGGACGGCGCGGGCATGTACTCCACGGCGATCGCCTCGCTATCGCCCGCCATGCGTCGCAGGAGGCCCTCCAGCATGCCGTTGTCGATTTCGGCACCGCCCGCCAGCAGGTGGCCGAACGCCGAACGATGCACCTGCGGTTTGCGCGCCGCGTTGTAGCAGACCGGCGCGACGCCCATCCAGCACGCATGGCGCGCACGGGTCATGGCGACGTAGAGCAGGCGCAGGTCTTCCTGCAGCGCCGCCCGCTCGGCGGCTTCCTTCGCCTCGCGAACCGCATCGCCCGCGGCATCGTTGCTGGCGGAGAGCAATTCGATCCGCGAGCCCTCGCCGTCGTGGTAGCGATAGCCCTGTCCCGCGCGCAGGCCGCCCGCGCCACAGACGAAGGGCAGGAATACCAGCGGGTATTCCAGCCCCTTGGATTTGTGGATGGTCACCACCTTCACCAGGTCGTCGTCGCTCTCCAGGCGCACGATCTGCTCGTCGCCGGTATGGCCGGCACGATCGGCGATGCGCTCGGCGAGATGACGGATGAGCGCCTGCTCGCCTTCGATGGTCGACGCCGCCTGCTGCAACAGCTCGGCCAGGTGCAGCAGGTTGGTGAGGCTGCGCTCACCCCCCTTCGCGCCGAGCAGGCGCCCGGGCAGGTCGAAATCGTGCAGCAGGCGATGCAGCATCGCCAGCACGCCCGACTTCCGCCAGACCTCGCGCAAGGCGAAGAATTGCTGGCCACGCCGCTCCCAGTGGCCCTCGTCGGTGTTGAGCCGTTCCAGCTCGCCGTAACCGAGGTCCAGCGTGCGCGTCGCCAGCGCGGCGCGCATCGCCGTGTCGGACGAAGGCTCCGCCACCGCGCGCAACCAGAACGACACGTCGACGGCCTCGACGCTGTCGAGTACCGAATCGCGATCGGAAAGAAAGACACTGCGCACGTCGCGCGCATCCAGCGCATCGCGGATTTCCCGTGCCTCGTTGTGGCTGCGCACGAGGATGGCGATGTCGGCGGGCACGAGCGCCTGCAGGCGACCGTCATCCGTCAGGAATCCGCAGCGTCCTACCTTCGCCGCCTCCAGCAGGCGCACGATCCCGCTCGCGCAGGCGGCGGCCATCTGGTCGCGATAGGCGCGCACGCCGATCGGCGCCTCGTCGTCGAGCAGCCAGAAGCGGAGGGCCGGTTGCGCTTCGCCGTCGAACACGAAACGCTCCGCCCTGCCCCGCGCCTTCACCGGCACGAATGGCAGGCCGCGATCGGCGAAATGAAACGCGCCGGTCGCGTGCGATTCGGCATGGGCGAACACGGCATTCACCGCCTCGACCATGCCCAGGCTGGAGCGATGGTTGGTATCCAGGCCGTAATGCGGGGACCGTGCGTGCGTGCGCGCAGCGAGGTACGTGTGGATGTCGGCGCCGCGGAAGGCGTAGATCGCCTGCTTGGGATCGCCGATAAGCAGCAGGCCCGTATCCGGCGCGTTCGCGTAGACCGCCTGGAAGATACGGTACTGCAGCGGGTCGGTATCCTGGAATTCGTCGATGAGCGCCAGCGGATATTGCTGCCGGATCGTCGCCCCCAGGGTGTCGCCCGAGGGCGACGCCAGCGCCGCATCCAGCCTCAGCAGCAGGTCGTCGAAGCCGATCTGCGCACGGCGGCGCTTCTGCGCGGCGAAACGCTCGCGCACCCACGGGAGGGCATCGGCGAGGATCGCGTGGCGCACGTCGACCTTGCCCGCTTGCCATTCGTTCCAGTGCTCCAGCGCGGCGAACGCCGGATGCTCCGGGCGCGCCTTGCCCTTGCCCGTGGCCTTGGCCAGGCGCGACAGGCCATAGCGCGCGATGTCGAAGCCGGCGGCGTCGCGCGTCGCCGCCCAACGGCGCATCGCGGCCATGTCGGCGGGCATGCGGTCGGGCTTGTACCAACCGTTGTGCAGCACCTTGTCGCGCACCGCCTCGACGAGGATCCCCTCGATGCGCTCCGCGTCGGCCAGCCATGACGCGGCGGCGGCGTCGAGACGACGGCGGTCCTCCTCGTCCCATGCACGACGCCGATCGATGACATCGCCGATCGCCGCACCGTCGGCCAGCGGCTCGCCATTGACGCGCAACGCGGCCTCGCCGCCGAACAACAGCGGCCTGAGGTCCGACAACAAGGCGTCCGGCGTGGTCCATGCTTCCAGCACGGGCGCCAGTCCGGCCTCATCGAGTGGATAGAACGCCTGTCGCCAGTAGTCGCGCACGCCGTCGGCAAGCAGTTCGGTCTCGTCCGGCTCCAGGGTCTCCGCGAACGCATGGCCACTGCCGAAGGCGTGCTGGACCAGCATGCGCTGGCTCCAGCCGTGGATGGTGAAGATCGCCGCCTCGTCCATCCATTGGGCGGCCAGTTCGAGACGGCGCGCGCAGGCGGCATGCGAGTCGGCGGGAAGACCGGCGAGCAGTCCCCCGAGGAAGGCGTCGCCTCCGCGCCCCTGGCGGAAAGCGCGCGAAGCCTCCACCAGCCGCGCGCGGATGCGCTCGCGCAGTTCCTGCGTGGCCGCCTCCGTGAAGGTCACCACCAGCACCTGCGGCGGCAACAGCGGCTGCGCCATGCCGTGACCCAGCACCGCGCGCACGTAGAGCGCGGCGATGGTCCAGGTCTTGCCGGTGCCGGCGCTGGCCTCGATGAGGCGCACGCCGTCCAGCGGCATGTCCAGCGGATTCAACGTCTCCACGGCGGCGTTCATGCCGGCTCCACGCGCAGGGCGGACAGGAAATCCCGGTAAGGCGCCAGGTGTTCGGCGAAACCGGCACCCGCCAACGCGTCGAAATCCGGCCAGGCGCGCGCAAGGTAAGGATCGCCGTCCACCTCGCCGCGCATGCGGTCGCTCAGGCCTTCGTAGGCGGCCCGCGCGCGCCGGGGGGCGTCGTCGACATCCCCCGCCAGCCACGCGAGCGCCGTACGCACCGCGACGGGAAGCGGCCGGGCCATGCCTTCGCGCCATTCGTTCAACAGGACGGCGAGCATCGCCCGCGCCTCATGCGCGTCGATCGGCGACATGACGACGGTCGCATCGGGACCGACGTAGCGGGTTTCCACGGGCATCCCCGCCGCCTGGGCGACGAGGTGATCGATCCACGGCATCACGAGACGATGCGCGCGCGGCGAGCCGTCGGCATCGAGTACGCCCGACGGCGACGGCAACAGGGCCGCGAGATGCCCCTCGGCATCCGCGCGCAGGTCGGACGGCCAGTCTTCGATGACGATGCCGTCGATATCCAGGCGGATTTCGCGCTTGCCGGCGTCGAGGGGCCAGGCCCTGCGCTCGGCGGCGACGCGTGCATGCACGGACGCCGCCACGTCGGTGAGATCGCGTCGCGCGGATGCGGCAAAGCCGCCCATGGGCAGCGCGCCGGCACGCTGGAGACGCGCGGCGGCGGCGTCGATCGCGAGGCTCGCCTCGCTCTCGTCCCGCCTTGCGGCGCGCAGCAGCGTGTCCGTCATGGCGAAGCGATCCAGGCCATCGAGCGCGAATGGCTCCAGTTCCTCGCTGGCGACATCCGGCGCGTCGAAGCGCACACCGAGCCGGGCCTGGAAGAACTCGCGGACGGGATGGCGCAGGAAACGGCGCAGCACGGCAAGCGCGATCGGTCGTTCGACCGACACAGGTGGAAGCATGGCGTCCGGGATTCGGTCCCGTCGGCCATGCGCTTCGCGCCATTCGTCGGCGTAGGTGAACAGGCGAGGATCGCCCGCCTGGAAATACGCACGGCCGAACGGTTGCAGGGGGTGCATGACGGTGAGGTCGTCGAGGATGCTCCCGCCGTCTTCCGCGCGCCAACCGGCGTCGAGGTAGTCGCGCAACTGGCCCACGAGCACCGACGGCGCGCGTTCGCTGTTGTCGCGCACGCTGCGCCCCACCCAACCGATGTGCAGCGCGTCGCGCGCCGAAAGCAAGGCCTCGAGGAAGAGATAGCGGTCGTCCTCGCGACGGGAACGATCACCGGGGCGCCACGCGCCCCTGCGGGACATCAGGTCGAAGTCCATCGGCGGCCGGGCGCGGGGATAGTCGCCGTCGTTCATGCCCAGCAGGCATACCAGACGAAACGGGATGGCGCGCATCGGCATCAGCGTGCCGAAACTCACCGCCCCGGCGAGGAATCGCTTGGAAAGGCCACCGTCGTCGATCTGCCCCAGCCAGGCCTCACGCACCACGTCGACGGGCAAGGGCTCGTCGAAGCCCGCGCCGGCGCAAGCGGTTTCCCAGGCATCGAGGGCCTCGTGCAGGCGCTGCAGGCGCATGCGGTCTTCGGCGTCGGACGGCTCGAAGAAATCGCGCAGCAACACCCGCAGGCGCGTCGCCCATGCCGCGGGCGAAACGCGCTCGGCCAAGGCGCGCCAATGGCGTCCCAGCCGGTCGAGCAGTTCGGCCAGGGGGCCGATCAGAT
This window of the Luteibacter aegosomatis genome carries:
- a CDS encoding NAD-dependent epimerase encodes the protein MRILVTGSAGFVGAALTERLLARGDTVLGLDNHNDYYDPALKEARLARFASHPAYTHLRADLAEQAAVDRAFADFVPERVVNLAAQAGVRYSLTHPHAYVQSNLVGFVNVLEACRRHEVAHLVYASSSSVYGANRKMPFAVEDAVDHPVSLYAATKKSNELMAHTYSHLFGLPTTGLRFFTVYGPWGRPDMSPILFASRILRGEPIDVFNHGQHSRDFTYIDDIVEGVIRTLDHPARPDPSYDPTMPNPGTSSAPYRVYNIGNDEPVQLLDFIGLLEKHLGRSVEKNLLPMQPGDVPDTWADVSALRRDVGYAPSTPVDEGVRRFAEWYKGFYKH
- the recD gene encoding exodeoxyribonuclease V subunit alpha, which codes for MSLDIDTWLDVAVEEGRLRPIDRAFARFLATLDASAGPRVLAAAALASRELGDGHICIDVEALGQMEPWLVDATDWLTGSPLVAGPAGDPAAPLVWDGGLLYLRRFWRDEVRVAEAIVGRLAPADTPVELKDELSRLFPGDGGTPDWQKIACAVAARGTFTVITGGPGTGKTTTVVRLLGLWQTLAHRRGEPRLRIRLAAPTGKAAARLNASIAGQIERLDVDPAVKQAIPAEVATLHRLLGSRPDSRAFRHDRDDPLHLDVLVIDEASMIDLELMAATLDALPAGARLVLLGDKDQLSSVEAGAVLGDLCARADAGHYDADTWRWLAAVCGMDVSPWRDGDARALDQRVVMLRHSHRFGAKSGIGELASAINRGDPAAARRAFESSMGDIAMHAPSAAAIATLAIEGRDGAPGYRAWFDWIERERPAADAPFASFEAWGSRALRAHARFQLLCASRHGDHGVVGQNERIARGLVERGYVDAGRDWYEGRPVMVTRNDYALGLMNGDVGVTLWIPDGQGGMALRVAFGLLDEHGRERVRFVVPSRLAAVDTVYAMTVHKSQGSEFEHTALALPAEPSPVLTRELLYTGVTRARTHFTLLAGGDIVAYAVGRKTKRASGLLRRLL
- the recB gene encoding exodeoxyribonuclease V subunit beta, producing the protein MNAAVETLNPLDMPLDGVRLIEASAGTGKTWTIAALYVRAVLGHGMAQPLLPPQVLVVTFTEAATQELRERIRARLVEASRAFRQGRGGDAFLGGLLAGLPADSHAACARRLELAAQWMDEAAIFTIHGWSQRMLVQHAFGSGHAFAETLEPDETELLADGVRDYWRQAFYPLDEAGLAPVLEAWTTPDALLSDLRPLLFGGEAALRVNGEPLADGAAIGDVIDRRRAWDEEDRRRLDAAAASWLADAERIEGILVEAVRDKVLHNGWYKPDRMPADMAAMRRWAATRDAAGFDIARYGLSRLAKATGKGKARPEHPAFAALEHWNEWQAGKVDVRHAILADALPWVRERFAAQKRRRAQIGFDDLLLRLDAALASPSGDTLGATIRQQYPLALIDEFQDTDPLQYRIFQAVYANAPDTGLLLIGDPKQAIYAFRGADIHTYLAARTHARSPHYGLDTNHRSSLGMVEAVNAVFAHAESHATGAFHFADRGLPFVPVKARGRAERFVFDGEAQPALRFWLLDDEAPIGVRAYRDQMAAACASGIVRLLEAAKVGRCGFLTDDGRLQALVPADIAILVRSHNEAREIRDALDARDVRSVFLSDRDSVLDSVEAVDVSFWLRAVAEPSSDTAMRAALATRTLDLGYGELERLNTDEGHWERRGQQFFALREVWRKSGVLAMLHRLLHDFDLPGRLLGAKGGERSLTNLLHLAELLQQAASTIEGEQALIRHLAERIADRAGHTGDEQIVRLESDDDLVKVVTIHKSKGLEYPLVFLPFVCGAGGLRAGQGYRYHDGEGSRIELLSASNDAAGDAVREAKEAAERAALQEDLRLLYVAMTRARHACWMGVAPVCYNAARKPQVHRSAFGHLLAGGAEIDNGMLEGLLRRMAGDSEAIAVEYMPAPSDDRYSPPRVDSRPSPARVPVAVRAEPWRIASYSGLRYDEAVAPETAADDVIVEYDAEAVVEPLRAETIHGFPRGADAGTFLHDLLEWIAEEGFSAIAADPARLRDMIARRCERQGWTHWIDVLHAWLQSLLHTPLALPGGDAFALAALGDPSRYRAELEFLFEARHVDTLALDRIVREHTLDGEPRMALSSDRVNGMLKGFIDLIVEHEGRWYVIDYKSNWLGTDERAYTPAAMRRSILGSRYELQYALYLLALHRLLRSRLGHDYDYDRHVGGAVYLYLRGVDGDGHGVHVERPTKAMIDALDVLFDGGRA